The Nitrospira sp. SG-bin1 sequence GGTGGCCAATCTCACCGACGTGTGGGTCATCGGCAATGTGCCGGAGAAGGACGTGCAATTCATCCGCAAGGATCAGCATGTCAACGTGGTCCTAGCGGCCTATCCTCATGCCATCTTCAAGGGAACCATCACCTACGTCGGAGATGTGCTCGATCCGGCCACGCGCACTATGAGCCTGCGTGTCACGGTGCCGAATCCCGAACGACTGTTGAAGCCGGAAATGTTCGCGCTCGTCAGCCTGTACACCGCCTCGAGTCCGGACACGCTGAGCGTCCCGCTCACGGCGGTCCAAGACGGGCCTGTCGGCAAGACGGTGTTTGTTCAACGGGAGGCCGGTGTCTTCGAGGTCAGGACCGTCAAATTGGGAGCCGAAGAGGGAGATGTGGTCAGGGTGCTGGAGGGGGTGAAGGCAGGTGAGCTGGTGGTGACGAAGGGCTCCTTCGCTCTCAAGTCCGAAATGGAGCGACACAAGATCGAGCCGTCATTATGATCGTCTCGCTTCTGGAGTTCTCACTGCGGCAACGGATCTTGGTCATCGGCTTGGCCTGTCTGTTGTCCGTCGTGGGGGTGATGGCCTTTGAGTCGATCCCGATCGACGCCTATCCCGACGTGACTAATATACAGGTGCAGGTGCTGACCGATGCACCGGGGCTCTCGCCGGTCGAAGTTGAACGGTTCATCACCTATCCGCTGGAACTTCAGATGACCGGCCTGCCGGGCTTAGCGGAAATTCGATCGCTCTCGAAGTTTGCCCTGTCCCAAATCACGGTCGTCTTCAACGACGATGTGGATATCTATTTCGCCCGCCAGTTGGTGCTCGAACGGATCATGGCGGCAAAAGAGCGGTTGCCGGATGGACTTGAGCCCATCATGGCGCCTGTCACGACGGGGTTGGGGGAGGTGTATCACTATTACTTGGAAGGGCCCCATGCGACGGCGACCGATCCGAAGGTCATCGAGACGGAGTTGATGGATCAGCGCACGCTGCAGGAATGGGTCCTGCGACCGCTGCTGAAGGGTATCCCCGGCGTGATCGACGTGAACGGCATGGGAGGGTTCGTGAAGCAGTATCAAGTCTTGGTCGATCCGGTCAAGCTGCGCAAGTTCGATTTGACGCTGCACCAGATCTACGAGGCGGTGGTGAAGAATAACGCCAATGTCGGAGGCAACGTGCTGGAGCGTCATGCCGAACGCGCGATCGTGCGAGGGCTTGGGCTGATCAAGACGGTGGGTGACATCGAATCCATCATCGTCAAAGAGGTCGGCGGCACGCCGGTCTTCGTCCGGGATGTCGCGGAAGTCCGTATCGGCCACGCCGTTCGCCATGGGGCAGTCGTGCTCAATGGTGAACGGGAAGTCGTGATCGGAACGGTCCTCATGCTTCGTGGAGGGAATGCTCGTCAGGTGGTGGAGGCGGTCAAGACGAAAGTGGAGGATTTGCAGCAGGGCAATGTCCTCCCTGCAGACACGAAGCTGATCCCATTCTACGATCGCATCGAGCTGGTGAATGCCGCCATCAATACGGTACGTGACGCGTTGCTTGAAGGGATTGTGCTGGTGGTCTTCGTCTTTTTTTTCTTCCTGGGGCATGTCCGTAGCGCCGTCATCGTAACGGTGACGTTGATCGTCACGCCGCTCGTGACCTTTATCGCGATGGAGCAGTTCGGGCTTTCGGCCAACTTGATGACCCTCGGGGGGCTGGCGATCGCCATCGGGGAGATCGCCGATGGGTCCCTGGTCGTCGTGGAAAACGCCTATCGGCACCTGGCCAGACATCGCGGCGCATCTGAAGACAGCCGGCTCAGCGTCATTCTCCATGCCACGAAGGAAGTCGGCCGACCGATCCTGTTCGGCATTCTGATCATCAGCGTTGTCTTCTTGCCGCTCATGACGTTGCAAGGAATGGAAGGCAAGATGTTCGCGCCGCTGGCCTACACGCTGGTGATCGCACTCTTGGCTTCCGTCATGGTGACACTGACCCTGTCACCCGTGCTTGCGTCTCTCTTCTTGCGCGGAGACCATCCGGAAGAGACAGGAGTGACGCTGTGGATGAAAGAACGGTATCTGCCGGTGCTGCAATGGACGCTCCGGCACCGAAGTCTCATTCTGGCCGGTTCCACCGCGATTGTGTTGGGCAGCCTGGCCCTCGTCCCGTTCGTGGGGCGGGAGTTCATTCCACTCCTCGAGGAAGGGTCGCTGACTCCGCAAATCGTGAAGTTGCCGAGCGTCTCGCTCGCTGAATCCATCGTGCTGGAGAAAGAGACCCAAAAGGCCATGTTGGAATTTCCCGAAGTGAAGGCCGCGGTGAGCCGGATCGGGCGTGCGGAGATTCCTTACCATCCGGAAGATCTGTATGAGAGCGATCCGATTGTGTCGCTGCACGACCGCAGTACGTGGACGACTGCGAAGACCCAATCGGGATTGACCGATGCCATCCGTCGGAAACTCGCCGACATTCCAGGCATTTCCGTCCTCATGAGCCAGCCGATTCAGGAACGGGTGGATGAACTGATCTCCGGCATCAGGACCGAGTGCGCCATCAAGCTGTTCGGAGACGATCTCGACGTGCTTCGCGACAAGGCGCAGGAAATAGCCGCCCTCATCCAGCCAATCGAGGGTGTCAAGGACATGAAGGTCGAACAGGTCGCCGGACAACCCTATCTCATTATCGACATCGATCGGCACAAGATCGCCCGGTTCGGCATCAACGTGGCGGATGTGCAGGAGATTATTACCACCGCGATCGGCGGCCAACCGGCGACGCAGGTCTATGAAGGCGAACGCCGGTTTCAACTCACCTTGCGCTTCCCGGAACCGTACCGGAACAGCGTGGCCGCCATTGGAGAGATCCGTGTGAAGTCGGCCTCCGGGGCGCTCATCCCCATGAGCGACTTGGCCAAGATCGACATGCACGAAGGCCCGGCCCGCATCAGTCGGGAGCATGTGAAGCGCCGCATCTACATCGGCTTCAACGTCGTCGGCCGGGACATCGGCGGCGTCGTGGATGAAGGGCGTGCGAAGCTCGCGGCCCAGCTTCACTTGCCGGAAGGCTACACCGTCGTGTGGGGTGGGGCGTTCGAAAACATGGAGCGAGCCAATGCACGGCTCATGATTGTCGTGCCAATCACGCTGGGCCTCGTCTTTTTTCTCTTGTTCTGGGCGTTCCATTCCCTGCGGTATGCGGCCCTGATCATCCTCAACCTCCCGTTCGCCTTGATCGGCGGCGTCGTGTCGTTGTGGCTGAGCGGACAGTATCTG is a genomic window containing:
- a CDS encoding cytochrome-c peroxidase, with protein sequence MIVSLLEFSLRQRILVIGLACLLSVVGVMAFESIPIDAYPDVTNIQVQVLTDAPGLSPVEVERFITYPLELQMTGLPGLAEIRSLSKFALSQITVVFNDDVDIYFARQLVLERIMAAKERLPDGLEPIMAPVTTGLGEVYHYYLEGPHATATDPKVIETELMDQRTLQEWVLRPLLKGIPGVIDVNGMGGFVKQYQVLVDPVKLRKFDLTLHQIYEAVVKNNANVGGNVLERHAERAIVRGLGLIKTVGDIESIIVKEVGGTPVFVRDVAEVRIGHAVRHGAVVLNGEREVVIGTVLMLRGGNARQVVEAVKTKVEDLQQGNVLPADTKLIPFYDRIELVNAAINTVRDALLEGIVLVVFVFFFFLGHVRSAVIVTVTLIVTPLVTFIAMEQFGLSANLMTLGGLAIAIGEIADGSLVVVENAYRHLARHRGASEDSRLSVILHATKEVGRPILFGILIISVVFLPLMTLQGMEGKMFAPLAYTLVIALLASVMVTLTLSPVLASLFLRGDHPEETGVTLWMKERYLPVLQWTLRHRSLILAGSTAIVLGSLALVPFVGREFIPLLEEGSLTPQIVKLPSVSLAESIVLEKETQKAMLEFPEVKAAVSRIGRAEIPYHPEDLYESDPIVSLHDRSTWTTAKTQSGLTDAIRRKLADIPGISVLMSQPIQERVDELISGIRTECAIKLFGDDLDVLRDKAQEIAALIQPIEGVKDMKVEQVAGQPYLIIDIDRHKIARFGINVADVQEIITTAIGGQPATQVYEGERRFQLTLRFPEPYRNSVAAIGEIRVKSASGALIPMSDLAKIDMHEGPARISREHVKRRIYIGFNVVGRDIGGVVDEGRAKLAAQLHLPEGYTVVWGGAFENMERANARLMIVVPITLGLVFFLLFWAFHSLRYAALIILNLPFALIGGVVSLWLSGQYLSVPASIGFIELFGLAVGNGIVLVSYINQLRHEGRQIDEAILAGCSLRLRPVVMTMMTTLLGLLPLALAQGIGAEVQRPLASVVIGGLFTSTALTLVVLPALYSVFAGREVGKEEAPEWV